A segment of the Solanum lycopersicum chromosome 9, SLM_r2.1 genome:
aatgcattgTGTTCATTTGTTGAATATTCTGTAGGCTTTGctggatgaagaatatccaacaaatacTTCTTCCTCACTTCtgggatcaaattttcccagatcATCCTTCCCATTATTCAGCACAAAACATCTGCATCCAAATGCTCTAAGATAGCTCAGCATTGGCTTTCTGTTGTTGAGCAGTTCGTATGGAGTCTTATTCAACACAACTCTTATTAGACACCTGTTGGTAACATGACATGCTGTGTTAACAGCTTCAGCCCAGaaactttgaggaagatttgattcaataatcatagttctagcaatgttcaccaaggttttgttctttctttccactactccattttgttgaggagttcttggagcagaGAAATTGTGGCTTGTACCATTTTCATTACAGAATCTATCTAGTGTTGAGTTTTCAAACTCTGTGCCATGATCAGATCGAATGCTGCAAAcaacttgattcaatttggtttgaataattttgaagaatactACCAACTCTTCAGCTGTATCTTCTTTTGATCTCAAAAATCTCGTCCAGGTGTATCTTGAATAgtcatcaacaatcaccaaaatgTACTTCTTGCCATTTCTGCTTTGAACCTTCAAGGGTCCACACAGGTCCATATGAAGCAGCTCTAAGGTTCTTGATTATGTTACCTGATTCTTGGGCTTAAAAGATGACCTAATTTGCTTTCCTTTAACACAagcttcacatattttattttcagcaaacttcaGCTTGGGCAGACCTCGGACCAGGTCCTTAGAAATCAACTTGTTCAATAAAGATGAATTCACATGCCCTAGCCTACGATGCCAGAGATCAGCATTCTCATTTTGAGCACTAAGACATGTTAGGTCATCTCCATGAGACGTTTCTAAGTTtgccacatacatatttttacttctgtgtGCAGTGAGAATTACTTTGTTTGTAGTTAGACTCACCACAGTGCATTTCTCAGAAGTAAACTTGACCTCATTTCCTTTATCACAGATTTGTGACACACTGAGCAAGCTGTATTTCAACCCATCCACatggtaaacattgtcaattgaatcttcaagagatcttcctactttgccaactcccaaaatgtaccccttcttgccatcaccaaatgagacacctcctccttggagggtcttgagtgagaggaagttcTTTACATCACCAGTCATATGCTTAGAGCAACCACTATCCATATACCAGTATTGACtgctgctcctctcactcacttgcaccaaaaatcacttggtaagcttgggaacccatttcagcTTGAGTTCCTAGTAGGCAGACAAAGGAGTGATTAGATTGTATTTGGTCCAATATGGTAGATTTTGAAGCTTTCTAACAAAGGACACAGGGGCAGGTacagattttttctttgaaaatctgtgAGTTGAAACATGCTTTGGAGGACCAGGTCTCTCTATTGGTACATTATGCCTTTCAGCATAGTTAGAGAACCTTTCTTAGGAGTTTCTCTAGCTAGCACAATCATTCTTCAAATGCCCATTCTTACCACAATGGAGACACAACAGATTGTCAGACATAAACACATACTTACTGTGAGGATTGTAAGGAGGACTTATGTTCAGGcttcctagtcctttcttattgaagttactctgatttgttgcatttgacagtaactttgaggatttggtccacttaagagatttttcaagttcttccttaagATTCACAATATCCTGTTCtaatttgttactcttttcaagTGACATACTAAGATTTGTCtcagagtttttcaatttttcttgaatttcagctTGCAGACTATTTGACCTTCCATTAtgcttttcagcttcttcagtaaTCTGATTCAACTGGTTCTTAAGTTCAGAGTTATTGGACTCTAGAGACATCATTcttgacattttctcttcaagtttaactttgttttcagttaaactTTCAAGTTCAGCATTCATGGTGTCTCTTTCAGATGTTAACTCTATCACAGAATTAAGCATGACTTTTGCCaaagttctcaattttttaagagaatatttatccaagtcatttttcatatctagaagagttacctgattgtcctcttcttcattttctgtgtgagacatgagagcaaacatttcattgaagacaGTTTCATCCTCATGCACAGCAACCATGGACACATCTTTTGGCTCATCAGggtcttctgaatcacttgaaTAATCCCCCCATGCCGCAAGAGCCTTTTTGACAACCATATCAGCAGCAGCTTTACGATCTCTATTACcaagtaccaggtcccttctatTTTCTTTGTCACTCTTGTGTTTTTGATGTTccttgttttcattcttgagcaaaggacactctctgatgaagtgcccagattttccacacttgtagcaaGTATCACCTTGAACAGCATTTCGAGTCCCgtttgttcctcttttataaattttgtttttcctcacaattttttgagatctactgatgagatatgccatatcatcatcatcacttgaATCTTCATCTGATTTATACTTCAGCATCAATGACTTGTCCTTCTTGGCTTCCTTCTTTGACAAGTCATAGTttcgattcatctcatgtgtTTTTAGATTACCAATCAAAGAATCCATAGTCAGCACCTTCAAGTCCTTGGCTTCTGTAATGGCATCAACTTTGCTCTCCCAAGACTTTGGAAGAATTTGAAGCACTTTCCTGACTTGTTTGgtcatgcttataggttcaccCAGACTTCGCAGCTCATTTGTAATTGAAGACAACTTGGTGAACATGTCATGtattgtttctccttccttcattttgaagttctcaTACCTTGAGGTAAGCATGTCAATCTTagattctttgacttgttcagttccttcatgAGCAGTCTTCAAGCAGTCCCAAGTTTCCTTTGCAGACTCACAGGCTGACACTCTGTTgtactcatcaggtcctatACCACAGACCTgaagagttttagctttgaaacctttttcaatctttttcctgtCAGCATCATCATATTTCTGCCTAGTCTTTGGAACAGTAATGGTCTTCTCTCCATCCTTTTCTTCCATCATTGGAACAAATGGTCCATCTAGTACAATATCCCATAACTCGCTGTCTTCAGCCATGAGGTAGTcatgcattctaactttccaccaactatagaaatgtccattgaaacgaggaggtCTGTGTGATGACTGACCTTCTTCGAGGATAAGTGGAGCTGCCATTCTAAAACAAATATCACtttcttggtgttaaccaaatagaaagtgcctgctctgataccacttgatagaatatgagccttcacttaacaagtaatggaccaggtcccttactacactcCAGAAAAATACCAGAAacttaaatgcagtaaaatcaacacaatgattttacgtggaaacctccttgcttaagggagtaaaaccacgacctgtctcacaggattttcaatcgttttcactaatcttcaaaagcaaaagtaaaacacgattacaccaaacgtaagaaagagttatcaatcttaccgttaagcaatagccctctattgcttaacaagcctaagtagaaaacaatctacccactaagctatcccacctggacaacctagactttagacacaacacaccaattcctttatagattcaggaatggtttacagtttaagaacaagagaatgtattcctaaacaactaaacgaaaagctccagatattgctgttgttcttggaataattctgcctttgctttgtagtagcctttgcaagagttcttgaaaagtttttatcaagtttaaaaaacTAAGCcaaaaatgtttaggaaagtgccttttatatgagCAAGTCACTTTTCCaaacttctttgccattggctggaaAAGTCACACTTTCTAACGCCAttgggaagtgtgcacctactttctgtaccgtctccagctggcaaTCAACTGGCTCCTCATCATGAGATGttggtacctctactaggtccctgagtttgtttcatctgcaatactCAAGCAAGAACCCTGCAACAGACAATTAAGAAACTgatacctttacaaggtccccaggtttgtcaaatcatcaaaactacaaataacactACCATTATAGGAAAAAGCATCAATCATACTGCTGCTTCGGCCCATATTCTCAATCTTCAATATAGGATTGGCAATATGAAACTAAAGACACTAACAAAGAAGACTAATAGATCATATTCGACAATTGTTATgcgtttttgaatattttatttattaaaatatccaTTTACGCAAACATTGTTACTGTTGTAGTAgtgatgaaaaaattataaaattttatggtGGCTAAGTGCTAACATTAGTTAGGCTAATTAGGATTTTGCCCTTTTTGGTGGCTTAATTTTCTAACTAGTTAGTTTgctcattttttttactttcatatTGATCTCtgtttcatttttaattgttaatgtAACAATACCCCAGTCTAGCAAGTGAAAATGTTTTTTCAGTAGTAAATAAAACAACACTGACATAGTTCACCCATGCACTTAGACAATAGGTGTAgaacacataaaaattaaaccaaaaatgcgaatggaaaataaaatttcaaataagaaaataattaaaaaaataagaaaagaaaagagaccTAATCCAGCATCCTTTTCACCATTGAGCTGGTCCCAAAGACCTTGCTGAACCGATCTATAGCTGCCGAGATATTTGGCATCCCCTCCTATCCTCTAACCATCCATCTATTGAATTGACCTTTCTTGCTCCGCGACTTGGTTGATCAATAATTCCATCTAATGTAACAGTGTAATGAGAAAAGAGTTGTTACTTAGGTAACTGGAGTTAGTTATTACAAATAACAGTTGGGAAAATCTGTTAGATTAGTTAGTTGTTAATACTTTAATTAAAGTTGTAAAACCTATATAAAGTAGAAGTTTTAGTTATTGTTGTTATCAATTCAATTCATTTTGTAATCCTTTCTAGTAAGATAAAATTGAAGATGATTTTCTTCTAGAATCTTCTTCATTCTGTTCAGGTGTTCAATTCTATTGTTtcaacatggtatcaaagcaatCAGCCATTAATATTGTCTGAATTGAAGCTTAGCAAGGTGaaattgaagttgttgttgAGTCCAACAATGGCTGTTACAGTTGACAACGAATTGCCGGAGAAACTTAGTCACAATCACCCTCTTTTTTTGAGTACTACAGATACTTCTGGAGTTGTATTGATCTCTATTCAGCTTACAGGTTCTGAGAATTATTCTCTATGGAGCAGGTCGATAAGAATAGCCATACTTAGAAGAAACAAGTTGGGGCTAATTGATGGAAAGTGCAGGAAGGATGGATTTGGTCCTAATCTGACTGATTTATGGGAGAAATGCAATGCAATTGTTCTTTCATGGATCATAAATTGTGTTTCCAAGGAGTTATTGGGTGGAATTATTTACTCTATAGATGCATGCTCTGTTTGGCGAGATCTCAAGGAGAGATTTGATAAAACGGATGGGTCACGGATCTTTCAATTACATAGAGAAATCGTCACTTTGGTACAGGGTACAAGTACTATAGCAGAGTATTTTACAAAATTGAGATTGTGTTGGGCAGAATTTAATTGCATCGCATCTTTTCCTGGTTGTAATTGCACGGAATCACGAGGTTTTGCAGAATTTATGAAGCAACAGAAGCTGTTGCAATTTTTACTGGGTCTTAATGAGACTTATGAGCAGGCTCGAATTCAGATCTTGATGTTAGTTCCCCTTCCTTCTATCAATCAGGTCTATTCAATGATGATTGAAAGAGAAAGCCAACAGGTCATAGCAAATTCAGCTAGTAATGTTGCAAATCTGGAAATAGCAGCACTTATGACTGCTTGTCAAGTTCCTAGCAAGTTTAAAAGGGATTGGAATGCTCAGTGTGATCATTGCAAGACGATGGGTCATACTAAATCCAACTGTTATCGGTTGATTGGATATCCTTCCAACTTCAGGTTCAAGAAGAAAGTTGGGAAGCCAAATGGTCCTAAGGAAGGAGAGAATCGAAGTCATGCTCACAATGTGAGGAATGAGGAAAGTCGATCACACAATGATGGAGCACAGGCTCGAGCTGCTCACGTGAATTTTTGTAATGATCCAGGTTACAATAACTATTCTATAGCTGATAATCTTCATGCTGATTGGAATAGATGTTCAGGATCCCACATTCCTTCACATCAACACCCTAAGATGATGCAGCAATATGATAAGTCATCACATCTCAATCAGTCTAACATCGGAAAGCACAAGGCTGATGATGTACCAAAATCTTCCTCTTCAAATATGTGCAGATTATCTGATTCAATGAACATGGGAGGTAATTTTTCTATTTCGCCTTTGTATGAGAGTACCTTCACAGATAAAGTATTTGCTTCCTATGCATGTAATGATGATAAGGAATGGATAATAGACACGGGTGCATCCAACCATATGATCTCTCATAAAGAAATGTTAAATTCTAGGAAGCAtgttactatttataataaacatGTATATTTGCCAAATGGAGGGATTGTAGAGGTATCATATATTGGTAGTTGTGAATTTATGGATGAAAGATCTGTGAAAAATGTTTTATACATTCCAGATTTTAGATATAATCTACTTTCAGTATCTCAGATCACTAAGGAACTATAATGCTCAGTTCATTTTTCCCCGACTATTGTGTGTTCCAGGACCTCTCAAGTGGGAAGGTACTGGAGATTGGTGAAGAAAAGAATGGCATCTATTTGATGAGTTACAAAGGGAGTGGTATTGATTGCTCACCAAAAGGGATGGTTGCTTCCAAGAATAAGCTGGACATCCTTCTTTGGCATAGAAGGATGGGTCGTGCCTCTGTTGGAACTATgagtcattttttaaatattgatcCTAATGAATGCAAAATAATTTTAGACAGGTGTGATGTGTGTCCACTAGATCGACAAACTAGATTACCTTTTCCTAATAGTGAGAATCGATCTTCTTGTATTTTTGATTTGTTGCACTTGGATGTATGGGGACCATTTCGTGTTTCTACCTTTGATGGTTATAAAATGTTTCTGACTGTTGTGGATGATCATTATCGTAAGActtggatttttttttgaaattaaagagCGATGTGGTGGTAGTATTGAGAAATTTTTTTCAGCTAGTTAGTACACAATTTGGAAAAAGAGTCAAAGTATTGAGATCAGATAATTGCACTAAATTTGTCAATTCTAATTGTCATGCTTTATTTACATCTCTTGgtattatacataaaaaaacatgtgtttacacaccacaacaaaatggggtGGTAGAGAGAAAACACAGATACATTTTAGAACTGGCCAGGGCTATCAGATTCCAGGGTTCTATACCTATTAAATACTGGGGTCATTGTGTGCTTGGGACTGTTTACATGATGAACAGGTTGCCATCTACAACACTCGACAACAAGTCTCCTTTTGAAGTTTACCATGGTGTTAAAGGTTCCTTAACACACCTTAGAACAGTGGGTTGTTTATGTTACACTAAGTGTTTACCTCCTGGTGATAAGTTTGAAGCCAATGCTGTTCCTGCAGTACATATGGGTTATTCTGAAGTTACAAAAGGCTATGTGTTGTATAATCTAGTAACTCACAATTTTTTCATATCTAGGGATGTTAGTTTTAGAGAAGATTCTTTTCCTTTCCAGAATACATCTTCCTCTCCTACTGTTTTCCTAGACATATCTGTAGACATTGATGATCCTCCTATTAATGACTCACATTTGTCTCCTCAACATGATGTTGTTCCTGCTATCCCAGACATTATTCCTGATATTGTGGTTGATGATGTTTATATTCCTACTATGTCTGTTGATATTGAACCTATGCCTTTGAGGCAGTCTCAGAGAGTTAGGAAACAACCTACATGGATGACTGATTTTGTTACACATGCTGCTTCCACTTCATTACATCGTCCTTTATCTCATTGTTTGCATTATGCTAATGTCTCCTCACAATGTCAGTCATATTTGTGTGCTTTCTCTAGTGTCACTGAGCCTAAGTCTTACAAGGAAGCATGCTCAGATCCTAGATGGATTTCAGCTATGCAAGAAGAGATCCAAGCACTTGAGGCAAATAAAACATGGCTTATAGTATCCTTACCTTGTCACAAGAAACCTATTGGTTGTAAATGggtttataaaataaagtttaaggCTGATGGTACAGTGGAGAGATATAAGGCTAGATTAGTTGCCAAAGATTACAATCAGAGGGAAGGTCTTGATTATCAAGATACATTCTCACCTATTTTGAAGATGGTCACAGTGAGAAGTGTTTTATCAATTGTTGCAGCCTCTCATTGGCATATACATTAGATGGATGTGTATAATGCATTTTTACAAGGTGATTTGAATGAAGAAGTTTACATGTCTTTGCCTGAAGGTTTTTCTAGCCAGGGGGAGACTTCAGGAATGGTATGTAGGCTAGTAAAATCATTCTATGGATTGAAACAGTCAAGTAGACAATGGAATGTTAAATTGACTGATGCATTGGTTTATCTTGGTTTTAATCAGAGCAGCCAAGATCATTCATTATTTACAAAGAGACATCGTACAGAAATAGTAGTGATCTtggtatatgtagatgatatgttgatagctggAAATGATTTGGTGTTAATAGAGCACACCAAACAAGAATTACATGCTAGATTCAAGATTAAGGATCTTGGAATTTTGAGATATTTCCTTGGTATAGAGTTCAGCAGATCAGATAAAGGCATACTAATGAACCAAAGGAAATATGCGTTGGAATTTATAGAGGAGATGGGATTGAGTGCAGCTAAACCATCTTGGACACCTCTGGACATCAACTTGAAGTTAACAAATACATTGCTAGATAAAGCTATGAATGTTACAGATGATCATGTGTTGGAAGACAAGGGTCCACACCAAAGATTGATCGGAAGATTATTATATTTGACACTAACTAGGCCTGACATTGGGTTTGCAGTACAAACTTTAAGTCAGTTTTTGCAATGTCCAAAGAAATCACACATGGAAGCAGCCCTCAAGGTGGTAAGATACATAAAAAGAGAACCTGCAATGGGAGTTTTGATGAGCAGCAAGAAAGACAAGGAATTAATAGCCTTCTATGATGCAGATTGGGCAGCATGTCCAAATACAAGAAGATTAGTGACAGGGTTCTTAATCAAACATGGAGAGTCTTTGATTTCTTAGAAGTCAAAGAAACAAACGATTGTATCAAAGAGTTCAGCCAAATCAGAGTATAGAAGCATGGCTTCTACTATATCAAAATTGGTTTGGATCATTGCATTATACAAAGAATTAGGGGAAGAAATACATCTACCTGTGAAGCTCTTTTTTGATAGCAAAGCAGATTTACAGATAGCAGCAAATCTAGTTTACCACGAAAGAACAAAACATATTGAAGTTGACTGCCATTTCATCAGAGAAAAGATACAAATGGGGTTGGTTCAAACACTATATCTGGGGACGCAAGATCAACAAGCAGACATAATGACAAAGGGGTTGGCAAGAGCACAACATGAACATTTGGTTTCCAAGCTGGGAGTTTTGAATAGATTCACACCCACCATCTTGAGGGggatttgatacgctcaaacttacttatcaaataagaagtaaagcagtcgtgtcaagtaaataagcCAAcaagtgaggttgggatcgttcccacgaggaaaatagtctagacttaacttcaacttgttattactattgtttggtcaatgacttccttggaaagtaaaaacataaaaaggggggtttctatttctaaatgagtgaaaataaataacgaacttgaaagagacacttaacaactttgacaGTTAGATTTTAATCAACTaattaaagtaactagggtttacgtgttccccacaggttcataacttgataattctaactataacaattctttcctagtatcttgcatgcaaagtgataagttatgtatttctaaatccttggtccggcatcagAAATCTCActtccgcaccttggtctggctacatgtgttgctatcctaacccttatccttacctcatattaagtatcatattcgatatttgactaagttattacctcgtaccaatcaatactagcctattagatagtatacactaaatctatgttaataattcttttcctattatctacctccttggtccggcaagtagccttaaggcgagttctaatgttgtccatccgttaaaaagacttctaagtgaaagaattattaatacatgcaagacactattctagaattgttattttagttagggttaatctcattatttgcctatggttcccacaaccctagttatggagtttagttactcatggccataaacacaatattcaaatatattaaagaagAGTTCatatacttacttcaatgagaaagagtaaaatccaaaagtttgcttgattaatcaccaaaaatcacttgcaagaatctccaaatctaacactaatacacaaagtctaataatatgatgtctaacaatacggagtctaacaatgtaagagtctaactatccagcgtctaacctcaaaaacgaggttttttgaactatttatagaaaattaaaacctaattaaacaaggactctgtttgc
Coding sequences within it:
- the LOC138338387 gene encoding sporulation-specific protein 15-like, producing the protein MAAPLILEEGQSSHRPPRFNGHFYSWWKVRMHDYLMAEDSELWDIVLDGPFVPMMEEKDGEKTITVPKTRQKYDDADRKKIEKGFKAKTLQVCGIGPDEYNRVSACESAKETWDCLKTAHEGTEQVKESKIDMLTSRYENFKMKEGETIHDMFTKLSSITNELRSLGEPISMTKQVRKVLQILPKSWESKVDAITEAKDLKVLTMDSLIGNLKTHEMNRNYDLSKKEAKKDKSLMLKYKSDEDSSDDDDMAYLISRSQKIVRKNKIYKRGTNGTRNAVQGDTCYKCGKSGHFIRECPLLKNENKEHQKHKSDKENRRDLVLGNRDRKAAADMVVKKALAAWGDYSSDSEDPDEPKDVSMVAVHEDETVFNEMFALMSHTENEEEDNQVTLLDMKNDLDKYSLKKLRTLAKVMLNSVIELTSERDTMNAELESLTENKVKLEEKMSRMMSLESNNSELKNQLNQITEEAEKHNGRSNSLQAEIQEKLKNSETNLSMSLEKSNKLEQDIVNLKEELEKSLKWTKSSKLLSNATNQSNFNKKGLGSLNISPPYNPHSKYVFMSDNLLCLHCGKNGHLKNDCAS